The following are encoded in a window of Salinigranum halophilum genomic DNA:
- a CDS encoding RNase P subunit p30 family protein: MYEAVSATPDGETTVARFAHAADRYGYDGVVVRATSTPDDEYDRIRDRFGVDVVDGVEVVADNPESAAGAVGAHRGSRTLLLVRGGTDTLNRFAVEQARVDVLTRPFDDGGDVNHVLVKAARDNGVRIEFDLGPVLRLDGGRRVQALRKLRKLRELVGAYDAPYVVSATPRSHLQLRAPRELDALGETLGFEAGAMRAGLREWGRLAERNRERLSESFIAPGVERGRYEEDA, translated from the coding sequence ATGTACGAAGCCGTCTCCGCGACGCCCGACGGTGAGACCACCGTCGCGCGGTTCGCTCACGCTGCCGACCGCTACGGCTACGACGGCGTCGTCGTTCGCGCGACGAGCACGCCCGACGACGAGTACGACCGGATTCGGGACCGGTTCGGGGTCGACGTCGTCGACGGCGTCGAAGTCGTCGCCGACAACCCCGAGTCGGCGGCGGGAGCCGTCGGTGCACACCGGGGGTCGCGGACGCTGCTTCTCGTCCGCGGGGGGACGGACACGCTGAACCGGTTCGCGGTCGAGCAAGCGCGGGTCGACGTGCTCACCCGGCCGTTCGACGACGGTGGTGACGTGAACCACGTCCTCGTGAAGGCCGCCCGTGACAACGGTGTCCGCATCGAGTTCGACCTCGGTCCGGTGCTCCGACTCGACGGCGGACGACGGGTGCAGGCCCTCCGGAAGCTCCGGAAGCTCCGCGAACTCGTCGGCGCGTACGACGCACCGTACGTCGTCAGCGCGACGCCCCGCTCGCACCTCCAGCTGCGAGCGCCGCGCGAACTCGACGCGCTGGGGGAGACGCTCGGGTTCGAGGCCGGGGCGATGAGGGCGGGCCTGCGCGAGTGGGGTCGGCTCGCCGAGCGGAACAGGGAGCGGCTGTCCGAGTCGTTCATTGCTCCCGGTGTCGAACGTGGCAGATATGAAGAAGACGCTTGA
- a CDS encoding M20 family metallopeptidase, with amino-acid sequence MSATFDPVEFLASAVRIDSTDEDVAEMRSFLVETLEQGGVEATVDDAGNTLASSGASPDECTRHVVLNTHIDTVPPHVPYGRDGETIHGRGSCDAKGPLAALLAAFFAVDPGDARVTLAVTPDEEVLSTGAAALDLDGDLYIVGEPTGLDVCTAAKGRFQGTLSLSGVAAHAAEPDTGANAVAALEPVLRIVREFDADRDPHPELGPATLTPTVVEGGAATNQVPAACSLVLDRRSVPPERADGFRNELEARVREAVPDGVGVEFSLTERPTPFLEAFATDPDHELARTLAAAARDAGGRGAVRPFTAATEASYFAPAPTVVFGPGVLADDEGAVAHAEREYVSVESVERAAEALTAALSTLVAEA; translated from the coding sequence GTGTCGGCGACGTTCGACCCTGTCGAGTTCCTCGCGAGCGCGGTTCGAATCGACTCCACCGACGAGGACGTCGCGGAGATGCGTTCGTTCCTCGTGGAGACCCTGGAACAGGGAGGCGTCGAGGCGACTGTCGACGACGCCGGCAACACGCTCGCGTCGAGCGGTGCTTCGCCCGACGAGTGTACCCGCCACGTCGTCCTGAACACCCACATCGACACCGTCCCCCCACACGTCCCGTACGGACGTGACGGGGAGACGATACACGGCCGCGGCTCCTGTGACGCCAAAGGGCCGCTCGCGGCGCTCCTGGCCGCCTTCTTCGCCGTTGACCCCGGCGACGCCCGTGTCACTCTCGCGGTGACCCCCGACGAGGAGGTCCTGTCGACGGGCGCGGCGGCGCTCGACCTCGACGGCGACCTGTACATCGTGGGTGAACCGACCGGTCTCGACGTCTGCACCGCGGCGAAGGGTCGCTTCCAGGGGACGCTGTCGCTCTCGGGCGTCGCGGCCCACGCGGCCGAGCCCGACACCGGCGCGAACGCGGTCGCCGCGCTCGAACCGGTGCTGCGAATCGTTCGCGAGTTCGACGCCGACCGCGACCCACACCCCGAACTGGGGCCGGCGACGCTCACGCCGACGGTCGTCGAGGGGGGCGCGGCGACCAATCAGGTGCCCGCCGCGTGTTCGCTCGTTCTCGACCGGCGGAGCGTCCCGCCGGAGCGCGCGGACGGCTTCAGAAACGAACTGGAAGCGCGTGTCCGCGAAGCCGTCCCCGACGGGGTCGGCGTCGAGTTCTCTCTCACGGAGCGACCGACGCCCTTCCTCGAGGCGTTCGCGACCGACCCCGACCACGAACTGGCCCGGACGCTCGCGGCGGCAGCGAGAGACGCCGGTGGACGCGGGGCGGTCCGACCGTTCACGGCCGCGACGGAGGCGTCGTACTTCGCGCCCGCGCCGACCGTCGTCTTCGGGCCGGGCGTCCTCGCGGACGACGAGGGTGCCGTGGCGCACGCCGAGCGGGAGTACGTCTCCGTCGAGTCGGTCGAACGGGCGGCCGAGGCGCTGACCGCCGCGCTCTCGACCCTCGTCGCGGAAGCGTAA
- the dapF gene encoding diaminopimelate epimerase → MTQQHTIPFEKYHGTGNDFVVVDADHPVPNRPAFATAHCDRTTGVTDADSDTVGADGVLFLALESSYDPPRVVMTLVQPDGSVAAMCGNGARCAAAWARNRTGADVVMIDTPAGTRRAVLDDDEVTVEMGVPSFEPRDVPLARDDPLVEEDVEGLTVTAVNTGVPHAVAFVDDVDDVDLDVLAPPIRHADLFPRGTNVTVAAQADGGFRQRTFERGVEGETRSCGTGAVAVVAAAKRLGLAGDEEVRVSPPGGDLMIRVPEADEATLRGPVVRDFAGELETVPTPEP, encoded by the coding sequence ATGACGCAACAACACACCATCCCCTTCGAGAAGTACCACGGGACCGGCAACGACTTCGTCGTCGTCGACGCCGACCACCCCGTTCCGAACCGACCCGCATTCGCCACCGCCCACTGCGACCGGACCACCGGCGTCACCGACGCCGACTCGGACACCGTCGGCGCCGACGGCGTGCTCTTTCTCGCGCTGGAGTCGAGCTACGACCCGCCGCGCGTCGTCATGACGCTCGTCCAGCCCGACGGCTCCGTGGCCGCCATGTGCGGGAACGGCGCGCGCTGTGCGGCCGCGTGGGCACGCAACCGAACCGGTGCCGACGTCGTGATGATAGACACCCCGGCGGGTACCCGTCGCGCCGTGCTCGACGACGACGAGGTGACCGTCGAGATGGGCGTCCCGTCGTTCGAACCGCGCGACGTCCCCCTCGCCCGGGACGACCCGCTCGTCGAGGAGGACGTCGAGGGCCTCACCGTCACCGCGGTGAACACGGGTGTCCCCCACGCCGTCGCCTTCGTCGACGACGTGGACGACGTCGACCTCGACGTCCTCGCACCCCCCATCAGACACGCCGACCTGTTCCCGCGCGGGACGAACGTCACTGTCGCCGCGCAGGCGGACGGCGGCTTCCGCCAGCGGACGTTCGAGCGCGGCGTCGAGGGCGAGACCCGCTCGTGTGGGACGGGCGCGGTCGCCGTCGTCGCCGCGGCGAAGCGTCTCGGTCTCGCCGGTGACGAGGAAGTTCGGGTGTCGCCGCCGGGCGGCGACCTGATGATTCGTGTGCCCGAGGCCGACGAGGCGACGCTCCGCGGTCCCGTCGTCCGGGACTTCGCGGGCGAACTCGAGACGGTACCGACGCCCGAACCCTGA
- a CDS encoding Rpp14/Pop5 family protein: MRHLPKHLRPRWRYLAVELEGWPDASLSRGAFQREVWYAAQNLVGDVASADVDLTVLGFEFDRGRGETLVRARRGEVGVARAVLACVASVDGHPLGVRVRGVSGTVRAAEERYLNRGPGNPEERTVVVDEDARSAVARPPVVDVAGPGGFTGATELDFE; encoded by the coding sequence ATGAGACACCTCCCGAAACATCTCAGACCGCGGTGGCGTTATCTGGCCGTCGAACTGGAAGGGTGGCCCGACGCCTCGCTGTCCCGGGGCGCGTTCCAGCGTGAGGTGTGGTACGCGGCACAGAACCTCGTCGGCGACGTCGCGAGCGCGGACGTCGACCTCACCGTGCTCGGCTTCGAGTTCGACCGCGGGCGCGGGGAGACGCTGGTGCGCGCCCGCCGGGGCGAGGTCGGTGTCGCGCGGGCGGTGCTCGCGTGTGTCGCGTCGGTCGACGGCCACCCGCTCGGCGTCCGGGTCCGCGGCGTGTCGGGCACAGTGCGTGCCGCTGAGGAAAGGTATTTAAATCGCGGACCCGGAAATCCCGAGGAGAGAACCGTCGTGGTCGATGAAGACGCCCGGTCGGCCGTCGCCCGTCCACCCGTCGTCGACGTGGCCGGCCCGGGCGGCTTCACGGGTGCGACCGAACTCGATTTCGAGTAA
- a CDS encoding 2,3,4,5-tetrahydropyridine-2,6-dicarboxylate N-succinyltransferase produces MTLQTDVEALWEQYQADEIDAQSTTATELATLDAFLDALEAGEVRAAEKTGDTVESWEANAWVKQGILLNFGLRETHPREYGDVTYHDVLPLRETDDLAEKGTRNTPDGTAIRRGAYLGEDCIMMSPSFVNVGAYVGDGTLVDSCDTVGSCAQIGEGVKLGANTLVGGVLEPVEDAPVVLEDGVSLGAGCRVTSGFRVGENTIVGENTLLTPRIPVYDLVAEEVVYGHLPSERRAFTRMVESSIGDHDLFAGSAYKPAVVALDIEDDTRDATRREEALRE; encoded by the coding sequence ATGACGCTGCAGACCGACGTCGAGGCCCTGTGGGAACAGTATCAGGCAGACGAGATCGACGCGCAGTCGACGACGGCGACGGAGTTAGCGACACTCGACGCGTTCCTCGACGCGCTGGAGGCGGGCGAGGTCCGCGCCGCGGAGAAGACCGGTGACACGGTCGAATCGTGGGAGGCGAACGCGTGGGTCAAGCAGGGTATCCTGCTGAACTTCGGGCTCCGCGAGACCCACCCGCGCGAGTACGGCGACGTCACCTACCACGACGTCCTGCCGCTCAGAGAGACGGACGACCTCGCCGAGAAGGGGACGCGCAACACCCCTGACGGGACGGCTATCCGCCGCGGTGCCTACCTGGGCGAGGACTGCATCATGATGTCGCCGTCGTTCGTCAACGTCGGCGCGTACGTCGGCGACGGCACCCTCGTGGACTCCTGTGACACCGTCGGCTCCTGCGCGCAGATCGGCGAGGGTGTCAAACTCGGCGCGAACACGCTCGTCGGTGGCGTCCTCGAGCCCGTCGAGGACGCACCCGTCGTCCTCGAAGACGGCGTCTCACTTGGGGCGGGGTGTCGCGTCACCTCCGGCTTCAGAGTCGGCGAGAACACCATCGTCGGCGAGAACACGCTGCTCACGCCGCGCATTCCCGTCTACGACCTCGTCGCGGAGGAGGTCGTCTACGGCCACCTCCCCTCGGAGCGCCGCGCGTTCACCCGGATGGTCGAGTCGTCCATCGGCGACCACGACCTCTTCGCCGGGAGCGCGTACAAACCCGCCGTGGTCGCCCTCGACATCGAGGACGACACCCGCGACGCCACGCGGCGGGAGGAGGCCCTGCGGGAATGA
- a CDS encoding NRDE family protein, producing the protein MCTLTLAWQAFTDAPVVVAANRDEALDRPSEPPGRHHGSLGFVAPRDLDAGGTWVGVNDAGVFVGITNRWVDVEEGGERSRGLLVRDALNTTSAEEAARLVERAVREHQYDGFNLVLADEAAAVLVEWDGRLRVRNLSPGVHVVVNVGADGEFFEPERRPEMGPEQGDNAARIQETLWPDPGEGHEAWLDRATAVLADHEYGVCVHSDGPEGRYGTRSSSLVTVFDDGRVDYQFAPGPPCETAYEPVDTDAETSAEADEGQV; encoded by the coding sequence GTGTGCACTCTCACCCTCGCGTGGCAAGCGTTCACCGACGCACCGGTGGTCGTCGCGGCGAACCGCGACGAGGCGCTGGACCGCCCCTCTGAACCGCCCGGACGGCACCACGGGTCGCTCGGGTTCGTCGCGCCGCGCGACCTCGATGCGGGCGGCACGTGGGTCGGAGTGAACGATGCCGGCGTCTTCGTCGGCATCACGAACCGCTGGGTGGACGTCGAGGAGGGAGGCGAACGCTCGCGGGGCCTGCTCGTCCGCGACGCGCTGAACACGACGTCGGCCGAGGAGGCGGCACGCCTCGTCGAGCGCGCGGTACGCGAACACCAGTACGACGGCTTCAACCTCGTCCTCGCCGACGAGGCCGCGGCGGTGCTCGTCGAGTGGGACGGACGGCTCCGCGTCCGGAACCTCTCGCCCGGCGTCCACGTCGTCGTCAACGTCGGCGCAGACGGGGAGTTTTTCGAACCGGAGCGTCGTCCCGAGATGGGTCCCGAGCAGGGCGACAACGCCGCCCGTATCCAGGAGACGCTCTGGCCGGACCCCGGTGAGGGACACGAGGCGTGGCTCGACCGTGCCACGGCCGTCCTCGCAGACCACGAGTACGGCGTCTGCGTCCACAGCGACGGGCCCGAGGGACGCTACGGCACTCGCTCGTCGTCGCTCGTGACGGTGTTCGACGACGGGCGTGTCGACTACCAGTTCGCCCCTGGACCGCCGTGTGAGACCGCCTACGAGCCGGTCGACACGGACGCGGAGACCTCGGCCGAGGCGGACGAAGGTCAAGTTTAA
- the psmA gene encoding archaeal proteasome endopeptidase complex subunit alpha: MQGQAQQQAYDRGITIFSPDGRLYQVEYAREAVKRGTASIGIRTPEGVVLAADKRSRSPLMEPTSVEKIHKADDHIGIASAGHVADARQLIDFARRQAQINQLRYGEPIGIETLTKEITDHIQQYTQVGGARPFGVALLIAGVENGTPRLYETDPSGTPYEWKAVSIGANRGDLQEYLEESYADDLSLDDGVELALKAIASTNDDELAPEGVDVAKVPVDEPMFEELSNDHVESHLAELDLLPSEEDKGEDESA, from the coding sequence ATGCAGGGACAAGCCCAACAGCAGGCGTACGACCGCGGAATCACGATCTTCTCACCTGACGGCCGTCTGTATCAGGTCGAGTACGCCCGTGAAGCCGTCAAGCGGGGGACAGCGAGCATCGGTATCCGGACCCCTGAAGGGGTCGTCCTCGCCGCCGACAAGCGCTCGCGCTCGCCGCTGATGGAGCCGACGAGCGTCGAGAAGATCCACAAGGCCGACGACCACATCGGAATCGCCTCGGCCGGTCACGTCGCGGACGCACGCCAGCTCATCGACTTCGCGCGCCGACAGGCACAGATCAACCAGCTCCGCTACGGCGAGCCCATCGGTATCGAGACGCTCACGAAGGAGATCACCGACCACATCCAGCAGTACACGCAGGTCGGCGGCGCCCGCCCGTTCGGCGTCGCGCTCCTCATCGCCGGCGTCGAGAACGGCACGCCCCGGCTGTACGAGACCGACCCTTCCGGGACGCCCTACGAGTGGAAGGCCGTCTCCATCGGCGCGAACCGCGGCGACCTCCAGGAGTACCTCGAGGAGTCGTACGCGGACGACCTCTCGCTCGACGACGGGGTCGAACTCGCGCTGAAGGCCATCGCCTCCACGAACGACGACGAACTCGCGCCCGAGGGCGTCGACGTCGCGAAGGTTCCCGTCGACGAGCCCATGTTCGAGGAGCTCTCGAACGACCACGTCGAGAGCCACCTCGCCGAACTCGACCTGCTCCCCAGTGAGGAGGACAAGGGCGAGGACGAGTCCGCCTGA
- the folP gene encoding dihydropteroate synthase — MEYHEAVNFLFDLRRFRMKPGTEAVRGLLNHLDDPHEDVAFVQVAGSNGKGSTSRMVASLLRESDLSVGLYTSPHLDSLRERVTVDGRQIPKRAVCEFVEQAKPYLVDRAAAGEPLTFFETVTALALWQFGRADTDVAVLEVGMGGELDATSVVDPVAAAVTNVTLEHTDVLGDTVEEIAATKAAVAPSDGPLVTAATGAALATIHDRVEDVVRVGDADAAGAEESAGTPDVRVTYHGHGGPTLEGRVTLEGDGWHVESPLALLGAHQAQNAGVAVVLARQVAARFGVELTESMVVRGLRGAHWPGRFEVLSRDPLVVLDGAHNPGACEQVAAVLEAFDYDHLHLVFAAMHDKDHEGMAEALPSPDSVVTCRPNIDRAETSEILARVFEAHGVDDVTAGDTVASAVESARRRADPDDCVLVTGSLFCVGEARTTWTRRVVPKRVRDLDEAASTFAHASVPDERAHDARADAVHRVIETRVDRRQAAVLQREMVRVGGNCVVSGHENDGELVSVVVMGTLAQFSALVDALASVPYGLDDVRARLRRRLGLDTSSTASESATTYPWSDGTAVMGILNVTPDSFHDGGAYYDLDDAVERATAMVEAGADIVDVGGESTRPGAEPVPAAEEIDRIVPVVEAVASLDTLVSVDTRKAAVAEAALDAGADIINDVTGLDDPEMRFLVAERDVPVVVMHSIDAPVDPDNVVEYDDVVSDVIAELTETVLRAEAAGIPRENVIVDPGIGFGKRAAESFELIDRVDEFHALGCPVLVGHSHKSMFGLVGRDADERGPATVAATALAADRGADIVRVHDVPENVAAVGVARATRGTDDWSA; from the coding sequence ATGGAGTATCACGAGGCGGTGAACTTCCTCTTCGACCTGCGCCGCTTCCGGATGAAGCCCGGTACCGAGGCGGTTCGGGGCCTCCTCAACCACCTGGACGACCCGCACGAGGACGTCGCGTTCGTCCAGGTCGCCGGATCGAACGGGAAGGGCAGCACCTCCCGGATGGTCGCGTCCCTCCTCCGGGAGTCGGACCTCTCGGTCGGCCTGTACACTTCTCCGCATCTCGATAGCCTCCGCGAACGCGTCACCGTCGACGGCCGTCAGATACCGAAGCGAGCCGTTTGCGAGTTCGTCGAGCAGGCGAAGCCGTATCTCGTCGATCGGGCCGCCGCGGGGGAGCCACTCACGTTCTTCGAGACCGTGACCGCGCTCGCGCTCTGGCAGTTCGGCCGCGCCGACACCGACGTCGCCGTCCTCGAGGTCGGGATGGGCGGCGAACTCGATGCGACGAGCGTCGTCGACCCGGTCGCGGCGGCCGTCACGAACGTGACGCTGGAACACACCGACGTCCTGGGGGACACCGTCGAGGAGATCGCCGCGACGAAAGCGGCCGTCGCTCCGTCGGACGGCCCGCTCGTGACCGCCGCGACCGGAGCCGCGCTCGCGACCATCCACGACCGAGTCGAGGACGTCGTCCGTGTCGGCGACGCCGACGCGGCCGGTGCCGAGGAGTCGGCGGGTACCCCCGACGTGCGGGTGACGTATCACGGTCACGGCGGACCGACGCTCGAGGGACGCGTCACGCTCGAGGGAGACGGCTGGCACGTCGAATCGCCGCTTGCACTCTTGGGTGCACACCAGGCCCAGAACGCGGGGGTCGCCGTCGTGTTGGCTCGACAGGTGGCGGCCCGGTTCGGCGTCGAACTCACCGAGTCGATGGTCGTCCGGGGCCTCAGAGGGGCCCACTGGCCGGGGCGATTCGAGGTGCTGTCTCGAGACCCTCTCGTCGTGCTCGATGGCGCGCACAACCCAGGTGCGTGCGAACAGGTCGCGGCCGTCCTCGAAGCGTTCGACTACGACCACCTACATCTGGTGTTCGCCGCGATGCACGACAAGGACCACGAGGGGATGGCGGAGGCGCTCCCGTCGCCAGACAGCGTGGTGACCTGCCGTCCGAACATCGACCGGGCGGAGACGTCCGAGATTCTCGCTCGCGTCTTCGAAGCCCACGGCGTCGACGACGTCACTGCCGGCGACACCGTCGCATCGGCAGTCGAATCCGCTCGTCGTCGAGCCGACCCCGACGACTGCGTGCTCGTCACCGGGTCGCTCTTCTGTGTCGGCGAGGCGCGGACCACGTGGACTCGACGGGTGGTGCCCAAGCGCGTTCGGGACCTCGACGAGGCGGCGTCGACGTTCGCACACGCGTCCGTCCCCGACGAGCGAGCGCACGATGCACGGGCGGACGCCGTCCACCGCGTGATCGAAACGCGAGTCGACCGCCGTCAGGCAGCGGTGCTCCAGCGCGAGATGGTTCGGGTGGGCGGGAACTGCGTCGTCTCCGGCCACGAGAACGACGGCGAACTCGTCTCGGTCGTGGTGATGGGGACGCTCGCGCAGTTCTCGGCGCTCGTCGACGCGCTCGCGTCAGTCCCGTACGGACTCGACGACGTTCGGGCGCGCCTCCGACGTCGACTCGGCCTCGACACGTCGTCGACGGCGTCCGAGTCGGCCACGACGTACCCGTGGTCCGACGGGACGGCCGTCATGGGTATCCTCAACGTCACCCCCGACTCGTTCCACGACGGGGGCGCGTACTACGACCTCGACGACGCCGTCGAACGGGCGACGGCGATGGTCGAAGCCGGTGCCGATATCGTCGACGTCGGCGGCGAGTCGACCCGGCCGGGAGCCGAACCGGTCCCCGCCGCCGAGGAGATCGACCGAATCGTCCCCGTCGTCGAAGCGGTCGCCTCACTCGACACGCTCGTCTCCGTCGACACCCGGAAGGCGGCCGTCGCCGAAGCGGCGCTCGACGCGGGTGCCGACATCATCAACGACGTGACCGGACTGGACGACCCCGAGATGCGCTTTCTCGTCGCCGAGCGGGACGTCCCCGTCGTCGTGATGCACTCTATCGACGCCCCGGTCGACCCCGACAACGTCGTCGAGTACGACGACGTCGTCAGCGACGTCATCGCCGAACTCACCGAGACGGTCCTCCGGGCCGAGGCGGCCGGCATCCCCCGAGAGAACGTCATCGTCGACCCCGGCATCGGCTTCGGCAAGCGCGCCGCGGAGAGCTTCGAACTCATCGACCGCGTCGACGAGTTCCACGCGCTGGGCTGTCCGGTCCTCGTCGGCCACTCTCACAAGTCGATGTTCGGCCTCGTCGGACGCGACGCCGACGAGCGCGGCCCCGCGACCGTCGCGGCGACCGCCCTCGCCGCCGACCGCGGTGCCGACATCGTCCGCGTCCACGACGTCCCCGAGAACGTCGCGGCCGTCGGTGTCGCCCGGGCCACGCGCGGAACTGACGACTGGTCAGCGTAG
- a CDS encoding class I SAM-dependent methyltransferase produces MKKTLEEHATRFSDLAGEYDDTASEEYLACCDLVVDHAAPGSEDVVLDLGTGTGAIALALAPRAKRVVGRDISEGMLDRARQKAHEQGAANVEFGYGEFRAPEYDGPVDVVTSNFALHHLSDAEKREAVAVIAALGPRRLVLGDVMFFGEADPDEPFYSPEVDDPATVGTLADIFTDCGFALTAVERVHDQVGVLVGERAGESTAGAE; encoded by the coding sequence ATGAAGAAGACGCTTGAGGAACACGCCACGCGCTTTTCGGACCTCGCGGGGGAATACGACGATACCGCCTCAGAGGAGTATCTCGCCTGCTGTGACCTCGTCGTCGACCACGCCGCGCCCGGTTCCGAAGACGTCGTCCTCGACCTAGGGACCGGAACCGGTGCCATCGCACTCGCGCTCGCTCCACGGGCGAAGCGTGTCGTCGGGCGAGACATCAGCGAGGGGATGCTCGACCGTGCGCGGCAGAAGGCCCACGAACAGGGGGCCGCAAACGTCGAGTTCGGCTACGGCGAGTTCCGCGCGCCCGAGTACGACGGGCCGGTCGACGTCGTCACCTCGAACTTCGCGCTGCACCACCTCTCTGACGCGGAGAAGCGTGAGGCGGTGGCGGTCATCGCCGCCCTCGGGCCGCGTCGGCTGGTGCTGGGCGACGTGATGTTCTTCGGCGAGGCCGACCCCGACGAGCCGTTCTACTCCCCCGAGGTCGACGACCCCGCGACGGTCGGGACGCTCGCCGACATCTTCACCGACTGCGGGTTCGCGCTGACGGCCGTCGAACGCGTCCACGACCAGGTGGGCGTCCTGGTGGGGGAACGCGCCGGCGAGTCCACGGCGGGCGCGGAGTGA
- the lysA gene encoding diaminopimelate decarboxylase: MNAGEGAEQSEHAAENPPVRRLSAWDGDELRDLAAAYETPLYVMDLGRVRENCQRLRAAFPDADVRYAAKAHTGRAVLEAVREAGLGIECASAGEVERAFAAGAAGKEVQYTAVNPPDRDLDVVVDRWLSEPELTVTVGARDTVDRLRERGFDGRLCVRVNPGVGAGHHEKVTTGGHAKFGVPSSEAEAVVRDARDDFDVVGIHAHAGSGISGDDLSAHREVVRRMGDLARDVAAHVDLEFVDVGGGFGVPYREEEPPLDLSAVAEATREALGEVDAQLAVEPGRYVVADAGVVLTTVNTVKTSAEYETVVGIDAGMTTLLRPAMYDAYHAIRNLSAGDDRSAIPVTVAGPICETSDVLCEHRPLAAPTRGDVLAVGNAGAYGYEMASTYNSRPRPAEVVLDPEPRLARRRESLAALTELEQ, from the coding sequence ATGAACGCGGGCGAGGGAGCAGAGCAGTCCGAGCACGCGGCCGAGAACCCGCCCGTCAGGCGGCTGTCGGCGTGGGACGGCGACGAACTGCGGGACCTCGCCGCCGCGTACGAGACGCCGCTGTACGTGATGGACCTCGGCCGCGTCCGGGAGAACTGCCAGCGTCTCCGGGCGGCGTTCCCCGACGCCGACGTTCGATACGCCGCGAAGGCCCACACCGGGCGGGCGGTCCTCGAAGCCGTCCGCGAGGCGGGCCTCGGTATCGAGTGTGCCTCCGCCGGCGAGGTCGAACGTGCGTTCGCTGCCGGTGCCGCGGGAAAGGAGGTGCAGTACACTGCGGTCAACCCGCCGGACAGAGACCTCGACGTCGTCGTCGACCGGTGGCTGTCGGAACCGGAACTGACCGTCACCGTCGGCGCGCGCGACACCGTCGACCGACTCCGCGAACGCGGCTTCGACGGCCGACTCTGCGTCCGCGTCAACCCCGGCGTCGGCGCGGGCCACCACGAGAAGGTGACGACAGGGGGACACGCCAAGTTCGGCGTCCCCTCCTCCGAGGCGGAAGCCGTCGTCCGCGACGCCCGCGACGACTTCGACGTCGTCGGCATCCACGCTCACGCGGGGTCGGGTATCTCGGGTGACGACCTCTCCGCACACCGCGAAGTGGTGCGGCGGATGGGCGACCTCGCCCGGGACGTCGCCGCCCACGTGGACCTGGAGTTCGTCGACGTCGGCGGCGGCTTCGGTGTCCCCTACCGCGAGGAGGAACCGCCGCTGGACCTCTCTGCCGTGGCCGAGGCGACCCGCGAGGCCCTCGGCGAGGTCGACGCCCAGCTCGCCGTCGAGCCCGGCCGGTACGTCGTCGCCGACGCGGGCGTCGTGCTCACGACCGTGAACACCGTGAAGACGTCCGCGGAGTACGAAACCGTCGTCGGTATCGACGCCGGCATGACGACCCTGCTCAGACCGGCGATGTACGACGCCTACCACGCGATTCGGAACCTGTCGGCAGGAGACGACAGGAGCGCAATACCGGTCACCGTCGCTGGACCTATATGCGAGACCAGCGACGTGCTGTGTGAGCACAGACCGCTCGCTGCACCGACACGGGGCGACGTCCTCGCCGTCGGGAACGCGGGCGCGTACGGCTACGAGATGGCATCGACGTACAACTCCCGTCCGCGGCCTGCGGAGGTCGTCCTCGACCCGGAGCCCCGTCTCGCCCGCCGACGTGAATCGCTCGCGGCGCTGACCGAGCTGGAACAATGA
- a CDS encoding helix-turn-helix transcriptional regulator, producing the protein MSAAEAEAELADDERQALELIRDEGGIHQSDFWKALDISSRKGSRIAEKLEGLGLIQRSSTVYDGHNTYYLEPAARDLEFSLLMAGDLLSPFIGEEEVNANSDAFSQWLMNLAYEEYDI; encoded by the coding sequence ATGAGCGCGGCCGAAGCCGAGGCGGAACTCGCTGACGACGAGCGCCAGGCACTCGAACTCATCCGCGACGAGGGTGGGATTCACCAGAGTGACTTCTGGAAGGCGCTGGATATCTCCTCGCGCAAGGGGAGCCGAATCGCGGAGAAGCTCGAGGGACTCGGGCTCATCCAGCGTTCGAGCACCGTCTACGACGGACACAACACGTACTATCTCGAACCCGCTGCGCGCGACCTCGAGTTCTCGCTGTTGATGGCGGGTGACCTGCTCTCACCGTTCATCGGCGAGGAGGAGGTCAACGCCAACAGCGACGCGTTCTCGCAGTGGCTGATGAACCTCGCGTACGAGGAGTACGACATCTGA